A stretch of Miscanthus floridulus cultivar M001 chromosome 13, ASM1932011v1, whole genome shotgun sequence DNA encodes these proteins:
- the LOC136499762 gene encoding uncharacterized protein → MGEMAAKLHQKGEPGLGSNQFSLEVHHGGFFVGVRENCAYLDEKIDWFDQCDADTWSPLWIKDFVEELGYDKESHTLKVHWLLPGKTITDGLRLIETDSDTMVMILPKVFSPVKVVTTERKEVEKLPVFYTNLRKATEWNQDLVHDGIEADDSNLDDSDFNDSDYEIGFFYDDLFANNVDAGVFDEGATKGCKMFKWKKAMDNKLKRKQSMTMLEDLLNPSFSVGQVFGTVELVRKAIIEYSLRNRVEIKMPRNDRKRVKAHCAKGCPWNIYASMDSRTNCFLVKTYNGHHNCQKKWMIKTCTSKWLVEKYLETFRADNKMTLPNFARTIQKEWNLTPSRTKLWRARKFALQSIYGDELK, encoded by the exons ATGGGGGAGATGGCTGCCAAATTGCATCAGAAAGGAGAGCCAG GTCTAGGGTCTAACCAGTTCAGTCTAGAGGTGCATCATGGTGGTTTTTTTGTTGGTGTTCGAGAGAACTGTGCTTACCTCGATGAAAAAATTGATTGGTTTGATCAGTGTGATGCTGATACTTGGTCACCCCTATGGATAAAGGACTTTGTGGAAGAGTTAGGTTATGATAAGGAATCACATACACTGAAGGTGCATTGGTTATTGCCAGGGAAGACTATAACAGATGGTTTGAGACTTATAGAGACTGATAGTGACACAATGGTCATGAT TTTGCCCAAGGTCTTTAGTCCTGTTAAGGTTGTGACAACTGAAAGGAAGGAAGTGGAGAAATTGCCAGTGTTTTACACAAACCTGAGGAAGGCCACTGAGTGGAACCAAGATCTAGTACATGATGGCATTGAGGCAGATGATAGTAATTTAGATGACTCAGACTTTAATGATAGTGATTATGAGATTGGATTTTTTTATGATGACCTATTTGCTAACAATGTCGATGCTGGTGTGTTTGATGAAGGGGCAACTAAGGGTTGTAAAATGTTCAAATGGAAGAAGGCTATGGACAACAAACTCAAGAGGAAGCAATCTATGACTATGTTA GAAGATTTGCTGAATCCATCATTCAGTGTAGGGCAAGTATTTGGTACAGTTGAGCTTGTGAGGAAGGCCATCATAGAGTATAGCCTTAGGAATAGGGTAGAGATCAAAATGCCCAGAAATGATAGGAAAAGAGTTAAGGCTCATTGTGCTAAAGGGTGTCCATGGAACATCTATGCATCCATGGACAGTAGGACAaattgttttctagtgaagacatACAATGGCCATCACAACTGCCAGAAAAAGTGGATGATCAAGACTTGTACCTCCAAATGGCTTGTAGAGAAGTACTTGGAAACATTTAGGGCAGACAACAAGATGACCCTACCTAACTTTGCAAGAACTATTCAAAAGGAATGGAACCTTACTCCATCTAGAACCAAGCTATGGAGAGCAAGAAAATTTGCATTGCAGAGTATATATGGTGATGAGTTGAAGTAG